The following proteins come from a genomic window of Montipora capricornis isolate CH-2021 chromosome 9, ASM3666992v2, whole genome shotgun sequence:
- the LOC138015363 gene encoding glutamic acid-rich protein-like, translated as MAEGVLKGSRSAEGLEKPEKPGKLSRDLLSKFTSDPSLTQAQSALQGPGSRLSAQSFSSSSVETATSQENIQSKKTASVRIKEPYENEEHLSPSSADEDMLSDEDTGQEKKKKKKKRSLKWKWSPLKRMRSLFKRKKSPTRVKSCEALPTEHYKATDGQTLADSDETLSSRTKSEPSLTDAQMKTPLKPVVHRPQSDPFSKMNSDKLLKGLQNMQYKGQDKSMSESGAFEERALSSDSLHSVGTSLDLSLVSSDGGTEAAVSFENLPSVSSIDGLQAAHDKIKIAPKHRRPPTRMQTKSSSMNMKNNPVKPHRRSKTDPKDLTSSEADDNQDQESGGIRNSDVTSGTELETPEVIYEPSKESIVADLKMKVNDILKNLKESSEPTSQDNVADTEKQETQQTEKDKVEEDLVTVSTTDNERKEASQTEKTDTLSDKENNGINGKQSLQVENEAETVMAEDKVLKERNGKKEVSRPVLDMGRRSESLQIFHMKHKTEETSPKDKPSPLGKGHSFSCAESKEKINETKVAELIVEYQPESADQKEQSPDLKAQSEETSPKDKPTPLRKGRSFSSTESKEKASKTKVTRLIEKQQEEIAEQKEQSPDLKAQSEETSPKDKPAPLGKGHSFSCAESKEKINETKVAELIVEYQPESADQKEQSPDLKAQSEETSPKDKPAPLREGHSFSSTESKEKADKMKVTGLIEKQQQEIAKQKEQSPDLKSQSLEISPKNKPSPLRKWRSFSSTESKEKANKTKVTGLIEKQQEEIAEQKEQSPDLKAQSEETSPEDKLAPLREGHSFSSTESEERANKTKVMGLIEKQQNEIDKQKEQSPDLKTPADKVDYGSSKGTESGDSDRKEVETSSPAPNVASKKAFSKDEGLGQPAWIQLANKRSQRLSQLIEEGGQEDKKALINMASGVSSSTVPPQHKIAEKKNGDKDVKPSPDVKEKPKVPCKPGGLAQMVTSAKPRPLRKPVNSTAEERKLPGNAKPFIHNKPTVNNQLDKCAVCGTRVYQMEKCNFDSSVLHKQCIKCAVCKRLLTVGNFVMAERKVYCKPHAKTVTVTT; from the exons ATGGCGGAGGGTGTTCTGAAAGGCTCTCGATCAGCTGAAG GGTTGGAGAAGCCAGAGAAACCAGGAAAGTTATCCCGTGATCTCTTAAGCAAGTTTACATCAGATCCTTCTTTGACTCAAGCTCAGTCTGCATTACAAGGGCCTGGGAGTCGACTCAGTGCTCAGTCCTTTTCATCAAGTTCCGTGGAGACTGCAACATCACAGGAAAACATTCAATCAAAGAAAACTGCAAGTGTTAGAATCAAGGAACCTTATGAAAATGAAGAGCATTTGTCCCCAAGCAGTGCTGACGAAGACATGCTCTCAGATGAAGACACAggccaagaaaaaaagaaaaagaaaaagaaaagatcaTTGAAGTGGAAGTGGAGTCCATTAAAAAGGATGAGAAGCCTtttcaagagaaagaaaagcCCCACAAGGGTCAAGTCTTGTGAAGCACTTCCTACAGAGCACTACAAAGCAACTGATGGTCAAACTTTGGCAGACAGTGATGAAACTTTAAGCAGTCGAACAAAATCAGAACCGTCACTGACAGATGCCCAAATGAAAACACCGCTAAAACCTGTTGTACATAGACCACAAAGTGATCCTTTCAGTAAGATG AACTCTGATAAGTTGTTAAAGGGATTGCAAAATATGCAATATAAAGGCCAGGATAAAAGCATGAGTGAAAGTGGTGCATTTGAGGAACGTGCCCTGTCGTCAGATTCCTTGCATTCTGTTGGTACATCACTGGACCTGAGCCTTGTAAGCTCTGATGGTGGAACAGAAG CTGCTGTGAGTTTTGAAAATCTACCAAGTGTTTCATCAATTGATGGACTGCAGGCCGCTCATGACAAGATCAAAATTGCACCAAAACATCGCCGACCTCCTACAAGGATGCAAACCAAGAGCTCTTCCATGAACATGAAGAATAATCCAGTCAAACCACACAGGCGATCAAAAACAGATCCCAAAGACCTTACTTCTTCCGAAGCTGATGACAATCAAGACCAGGAATCAGGAGGTATAAGGAATTCAGATGTTACCAGTGGAACAGAATTAGAGACACCAGAAGTTATTTATGAACCCAGCAAAGAAAGCATTGTTGcggatttgaaaatgaaagttaatgaCATTCTCAAGAATCTGAAGGAATCATCTGAGCCTACCAGCCAAGACAATGTAGCAGACACGGAAAAACAGGAAACACAACAGACAGAAAAAGACAAAGTAGAAGAGGACTTGGTAACTGTATCTACTACAGATAACGAACGGAAGGAGGCAAGTCAAACAGAAAAAACGGACACACTTTCTGACAAggaaaacaatggaattaatGGCAAACAAAGTCTCCAGGTGGAAAATGAAGCAGAAACTGTCATGGCTGAAGATAAAGTTCTTAAAGAACGTAATGGCAAGAAAGAAGTCAGCAGACCTGTATTGGATATGGGAAGAAGATCAGAGTCTCTGCAGATATTTCACATGAAACACAAGACTGAGGAAACCAGTCCTAAAGATAAGCCCTCGCCATTAGGAAAAGGACACTCATTCAGTTGTGCagaatctaaagaaaaaatcaatgaaacgaAGGTTGCAGAACTGATAGTAGAATATCAACCAGAAAGTGCTGACCAAAAAGAACAATCTCCTGATTTAAAGGCTCAGTCTGAGGAGACCAGTCCTAAGGATAAACCCACACCATTGCGAAAAGGGCGCTCATTCAGTAGTACAGAGTCCAAAGAAAAAGCTAGTAAAACGAAGGTTACGCGACTGAtagaaaaacaacaagaagaaatTGCTGAGCAAAAAGAACAATCTCCTGATTTAAAGGCTCAGTCTGAGGAGACCAGTCCTAAAGATAAGCCCGCGCCATTAGGAAAAGGACACTCATTCAGTTGTGCagaatctaaagaaaaaatcaatgaaacgaAGGTTGCAGAACTGATAGTAGAATATCAACCAGAAAGTGCTGACCAAAAAGAACAATCTCCTGATTTAAAGGCTCAGTCTGAGGAGACCAGTCCTAAGGATAAACCCGCACCATTGCGAGAAGGACACTCATTCAGTAGTACAGAGTCTAAAGAAAAAGCTGATAAGATGAAGGTTACGGGACTgatagaaaaacaacaacaagaaattgCTAAGCAAAAAGAACAATCTCCTGATTTAAAGTCTCAGTCTTTGGAGATCAGTCCTAAAAATAAACCCTCACCATTGCGAAAATGGCGCTCATTTAGTAGTACAGAGTCTAAAGAAAAAGCTAATAAAACGAAGGTTACGGGACTGAtagaaaaacaacaagaagaaatTGCTGAGCAAAAGGAACAATCTCCTGATTTAAAGGCTCAGTCTGAGGAGACCAGTCCTGAGGATAAACTCGCACCATTGCGAGAAGGACACTCATTCAGTAGTACAGAGTCTGAAGAAAGAGCTAATAAGACGAAGGTTATGGGACTaatagaaaaacaacaaaacgaaattgacaagcaaaaagaacaatCTCCTGATTTAAAGACTCCAGCTGACAAGGTTGATTATGGAAGTTCAAAGGGAACGGAATCTGGAGACTCTGACCGTAAAGAAGTTGAAACTTCGTCTCCAGCGCCAAATGTGGCTTCAAAGAAAGCTTTCAGCAAGGACGAGGGATTGGGGCAGCCTGCATGGATTCAATTGGCAAACAAAAGAAGCCAGAGGTTATCACAACTGATCGAGGAAGGCGGTCAGGAAGACAAGAAG GCCTTGATAAATATGGCATCTGGTGTATCATCATCAACTGTCCCTCCCCAGCACAAAATTGCTGAAAAGAAGAATGGTGACAAAGATGTCAAACCAAGCCCTGATGttaaagaaaaaccaaaagtACCTTGTAAACCAGGGGGTCTTGCACAAATGGTGACGTCAGCAAAGCCTCGTCCCTTACGCAAACCAGTTAACAGCACTGCAGAAGAGAGAAAATTACCGGGTAATGCTAAGCCATTCATTCACAATAAACCAACGGTAAACAATCAGCTGGACAAGTGTGCAGTCTGTGGTACAAGAGTTTACCAAATGGAGAAATGTAACTTTGACAGCAGTGTGCTTCACAAACAGTGTATCAAGTGCGCTGTATGTAAACGACTTTTAACAGTTGGTAATTTTGTTATGGCTGAGAGAAAAGTGTACTGTAAGCCGCACGCTAAGACCGTAACTGTCACTACATAA